The genomic DNA CCCTTTGGCGGATTTTTAGGCCCGCCCTCAGAAATGGGAAGCCGACTAGAATACTGCACCACTTGCGTATTGCACATCTTATTATACCACGAATAGCAGATTTTCTCAACGAGGTTATTACGTTGCCGCGGTCAAACGTCGCGGTTTACGATGTAATCGCTCAACGCCGACAATCGCCGATGATCGACAGCTGCTTCCGACAAATGATGCTTCGCTTGAATGAAATGTTCTTCGAGTTTCCGTTTCGCGCCGTCGAGCGACAACAGTTGCGGATACGTACTTTTTTGTTTGTTCAAGTCGCTGCCGGCCGTCTTTCCCATCGTATTCGTATCCCCAATGATGTCGAGAATGTCGTCGCGGATTTGAAAGGCGAGACCGAGATGTTGCGCGAAATTTCGCAATTGGTTTGTTTGAAATTCATCAGCGTCGGCAAGCAAAGCGCCGGCTTCAATCGAGAACGCCAGCAATTTTCCGGTTTTTCGTAAGTGCACTTGCTCAAGCTCTTCGAAGGTCAGTTTTTTTCGTTCCGCCTCGAGATCGAAACATTGCCCGCCGACCATTCCTTCCGCCCCTGCCGCACGCGCCATCATCGCGATCAGCTGTGTCTTCTTGGATCCGTCAATGTCCGCGTCGCCGATTTCAGCGACCGCTTCGAAACTTAACGTCAACAAAGCGTCCCCGGCGAGAATTGCCGTCGCTTCTCCGTATATTTTATGGTTCGTCGGTTTTCCTCTTCTCAAGTCGTCATCGTCCATGGCAGGCAAGTCGTCGTGAATCAAGGAATACGTGTGGATCAATTCAATCGCAGAAGCGACTGGAAGTCCCGATTGTGAATTTTTCCCGAAAGCTTCCATCGTGGCTAGCAGCAAGATTGGGCGAATTCGTTTGCCCCCGGCTTGTACCGAGTAATGCATCGCTTCTTTTAACCGATCCGCTGTATCCAGCCGATCGATTTGCGCAAAAAGGATTTCGTCAATTCTTTCCTTTTGCCGTCGAAAATAAGCATCGATCACGTTTTGTCTTCCTCCTGAATGACCAACGTTTCCATTTCACCATCGTCGTTCAAAATTTGATCCATTTGCTCCTCGACTTTCTTTAACTTCGAATGGCACGTTTTCGATAAATTCATGCCTTTCTGAAACAGCTCAATCGCCTTTTCAAGCGGGACGTCCCCCTCTTCGAGGCGCTCGACGATTTTTTCCATTTGTTCCATCGCTTCTTCGAAGGACATCTCGCGTGTTTCGTGTTCCGTTTCTTTCACTGCGTCTCCCCCTCTTCGATTCCCCAAACTTGACAATCCAATGTTCCGTCCTTGAGCCT from Bacillales bacterium includes the following:
- a CDS encoding farnesyl diphosphate synthase — its product is MDAYFRRQKERIDEILFAQIDRLDTADRLKEAMHYSVQAGGKRIRPILLLATMEAFGKNSQSGLPVASAIELIHTYSLIHDDLPAMDDDDLRRGKPTNHKIYGEATAILAGDALLTLSFEAVAEIGDADIDGSKKTQLIAMMARAAGAEGMVGGQCFDLEAERKKLTFEELEQVHLRKTGKLLAFSIEAGALLADADEFQTNQLRNFAQHLGLAFQIRDDILDIIGDTNTMGKTAGSDLNKQKSTYPQLLSLDGAKRKLEEHFIQAKHHLSEAAVDHRRLSALSDYIVNRDV
- the xseB gene encoding exodeoxyribonuclease VII small subunit; the encoded protein is MSFEEAMEQMEKIVERLEEGDVPLEKAIELFQKGMNLSKTCHSKLKKVEEQMDQILNDDGEMETLVIQEEDKT